One genomic window of Halovivax cerinus includes the following:
- a CDS encoding CDC48 family AAA ATPase, with protein sequence MKLTVKPLKQKDAGRGLAAIDRASMREIGLENGDYILIQGNSDGRSVARVWPGYPEDEGKGIIRIDGRLRQEAGVGIDDRISVEAADVKPATTVTVALPQNLRIRGDIGPLVRDKLSGQAVTEGQTVPFSFSFGPMAGSGQSVPLKIADTSPTGTVVITDSTSIQIAEKPAEQISSPGGGTEGVPNVTYEDIGGLEDELDQVREMIELPMRHPELFQQLGIEPPKGVLLHGPPGTGKTLMAKAVANEIDAHFETISGPEIMSKYYGESEEQLREVFEEAEENAPAIVFIDEIDSIASKREETSGDVERRVVAQLLSLMDGLEERGRVTVIAATNRVDAIDPALRRGGRFDREIEIGVPDKEGRTEILQVHTRGMPLVDSIDLDQYAENTHGFVGADLATLAREAAMNALRRIRPELDLEEEEIDADVLESLQVSETDFKEALKGIQPSALREVFVEVPDVTWDSVGGLEATEERLRETIQWPLDYPEVFAEMDMQAPKGVLMYGPPGTGKTLLAKAVANESQSNFISVKGPELLNKFVGESEKGIREVFEKARANAPTVIFFDEIDSIAGERGRTTGDSGVSERMVSQLLTELDGLEELEDVVVIATTNRPDLIDPALLRPGRLDRHVHVPVPDEAARRKIFEVHTRDKPLADAIDLDWLAAETQGYVGADIEAVAREASMAATREFINSVDPEEMADTLGNVRISKDHFEHALEEVSPSVTPETKERYEEIEEQFDTAEPAQEKDQLGRTFQ encoded by the coding sequence ATGAAGCTTACCGTCAAACCGCTGAAACAGAAGGACGCCGGCCGCGGACTCGCCGCGATCGATCGCGCCTCGATGCGCGAGATCGGGCTCGAGAATGGCGATTACATCCTGATCCAGGGTAACAGCGACGGCCGATCGGTCGCACGCGTGTGGCCGGGTTATCCCGAGGACGAAGGGAAGGGAATCATTCGTATCGACGGTCGCCTTCGACAGGAGGCGGGCGTGGGGATCGACGATCGGATCTCGGTCGAGGCGGCTGACGTCAAGCCGGCGACCACCGTCACCGTCGCGCTCCCGCAGAACCTGCGTATTCGTGGCGACATCGGACCGCTCGTGCGCGACAAGCTTTCCGGACAGGCCGTTACGGAGGGACAGACGGTACCGTTTTCCTTCTCGTTCGGACCCATGGCCGGCTCCGGACAGTCCGTTCCGCTGAAGATCGCCGACACGTCGCCCACCGGGACCGTCGTCATCACCGACTCGACGTCGATCCAGATCGCGGAGAAACCGGCCGAACAGATCTCCAGCCCCGGCGGCGGCACGGAGGGCGTTCCGAACGTCACGTACGAGGACATCGGCGGCCTGGAGGACGAACTCGACCAGGTGCGTGAGATGATCGAACTGCCGATGCGCCACCCCGAGCTGTTCCAGCAACTCGGCATCGAACCGCCGAAAGGTGTCTTGCTGCACGGCCCGCCGGGCACGGGGAAGACGCTGATGGCGAAGGCCGTCGCAAACGAGATCGACGCCCACTTCGAGACCATCTCCGGGCCGGAGATCATGTCGAAGTATTACGGCGAGTCCGAAGAGCAACTGCGCGAAGTGTTCGAGGAAGCCGAGGAGAACGCGCCCGCGATCGTCTTCATCGACGAGATCGATTCGATCGCCTCCAAGCGCGAGGAGACCAGCGGCGACGTCGAACGTCGCGTCGTCGCCCAGCTCCTCTCGTTGATGGACGGCCTCGAAGAGCGCGGCCGGGTCACCGTCATCGCGGCGACGAATCGCGTCGACGCCATTGATCCCGCACTTCGACGCGGTGGCCGCTTCGACCGCGAGATCGAGATCGGCGTCCCGGACAAGGAAGGCCGAACCGAGATCTTGCAGGTCCACACGCGCGGCATGCCTCTCGTCGATTCGATCGACCTCGATCAGTACGCGGAGAACACACACGGCTTCGTCGGCGCCGACCTGGCGACGCTCGCCCGTGAGGCGGCGATGAACGCCCTGCGACGCATTCGCCCCGAACTCGACCTGGAAGAAGAGGAGATCGACGCGGACGTCCTCGAGTCGCTGCAGGTCTCCGAGACCGATTTCAAGGAGGCGCTCAAGGGCATCCAGCCCTCGGCGCTCCGCGAGGTCTTCGTCGAGGTGCCCGACGTCACCTGGGATTCCGTCGGTGGGCTCGAAGCAACCGAAGAGCGCTTGCGGGAGACGATCCAGTGGCCGCTCGACTACCCGGAGGTCTTCGCCGAGATGGACATGCAGGCACCGAAGGGCGTCCTCATGTACGGACCGCCGGGGACCGGCAAGACGCTGCTCGCGAAAGCCGTCGCCAACGAGTCCCAGTCGAACTTCATCTCCGTCAAGGGTCCGGAGCTGTTGAACAAGTTCGTCGGTGAGTCGGAGAAGGGCATCCGCGAGGTCTTCGAGAAGGCGCGCGCGAACGCCCCGACCGTGATCTTCTTCGACGAGATCGACTCGATCGCGGGCGAACGCGGCCGGACCACCGGCGACTCCGGCGTCTCCGAGCGGATGGTCAGCCAGCTGCTGACCGAACTCGACGGGCTCGAAGAACTGGAAGACGTCGTCGTCATCGCGACGACGAACCGGCCCGATCTGATCGACCCGGCGCTGCTGCGCCCCGGTCGGCTGGACCGTCACGTCCACGTGCCGGTCCCCGACGAGGCAGCCCGTCGGAAGATCTTCGAGGTCCACACCCGGGACAAGCCGCTCGCCGACGCGATCGACCTGGACTGGCTCGCGGCCGAGACCCAGGGCTACGTCGGCGCGGACATCGAGGCCGTCGCGCGAGAAGCCTCGATGGCAGCCACTCGCGAGTTCATCAACTCGGTCGATCCCGAGGAGATGGCCGACACCCTCGGCAACGTTCGCATCTCGAAGGATCACTTCGAGCACGCGCTCGAAGAGGTCTCTCCGAGCGTCACGCCCGAGACCAAAGAGCGCTACGAGGAGATCGAAGAGCAGTTCGACACCGCCGAACCGGCACAGGAGAAAGACCAGCTCGGTCGGACCTTCCAGTAG
- a CDS encoding acyl-CoA dehydrogenase family protein: MTLTDEQRAIRDVVRDFAREEIRPTAREADETQSFPEDVWDGLAELDLTGLTVPEKYGGYDADPVTASVVYESVAYGSLAVATALSVHGLATSCIRSFGSPSQQERWLPEMADGRPVGAFALSEPHAGSNPAAMTTEARREGDEYVIDGEKQWITNGVRSGVIILFAKTDRDDPDSVTQFLVPKDVDGLTVGETEDKLGLRASDTTSLTFHGVRIPAENRLTEEGRGLSAAFEILTGGRVAIASQAVGLADHALEEAIDYSQEREQFGGPIADIQSVRHTLAEMAARTESARRLTRHAARERAAGADDAPMAASMAKYVASEAAMDVTNDAVQLHGGYGYVTEGEVERLYRDAKITEIYEGTTEIQKTVIARHLLD; encoded by the coding sequence ATGACGCTCACGGACGAACAGCGCGCGATTCGGGACGTCGTTCGCGATTTCGCGCGCGAGGAGATCCGCCCGACGGCGCGCGAGGCCGACGAAACGCAGTCGTTCCCGGAGGACGTCTGGGACGGCCTCGCGGAGCTCGACCTGACCGGCCTGACCGTCCCCGAGAAGTACGGCGGATACGACGCGGATCCGGTGACGGCGAGCGTCGTCTACGAGTCGGTCGCGTACGGGTCGCTCGCGGTCGCCACGGCGCTGTCCGTCCACGGGCTCGCGACGTCGTGCATCCGGAGCTTTGGCTCCCCGTCCCAGCAGGAACGCTGGCTCCCGGAGATGGCCGACGGGCGACCAGTCGGCGCGTTCGCGCTCTCGGAACCGCACGCGGGATCGAACCCCGCCGCCATGACCACCGAGGCCCGGCGGGAGGGCGACGAGTACGTCATCGACGGCGAGAAGCAGTGGATCACGAACGGCGTCCGCTCGGGTGTGATCATCCTCTTCGCGAAGACCGACCGCGACGACCCCGACTCCGTCACGCAGTTTCTCGTCCCGAAGGACGTCGACGGACTCACGGTCGGGGAGACGGAGGACAAACTGGGACTCCGGGCGAGCGACACGACGTCGCTCACGTTCCACGGCGTACGCATTCCGGCCGAAAACCGACTGACTGAGGAGGGACGTGGTCTCTCCGCTGCGTTCGAGATTCTCACCGGCGGACGCGTCGCCATCGCCTCGCAGGCGGTGGGACTGGCCGACCACGCCCTGGAGGAGGCGATCGACTACAGCCAGGAGCGCGAGCAGTTCGGCGGACCGATCGCCGACATCCAGTCGGTCCGACACACACTCGCGGAGATGGCGGCCCGGACGGAGTCGGCACGACGGCTCACCCGTCACGCGGCCCGTGAGCGCGCTGCGGGCGCGGACGACGCGCCGATGGCCGCGAGCATGGCGAAGTACGTCGCCAGCGAGGCGGCGATGGACGTGACGAACGACGCCGTCCAGCTCCACGGCGGCTACGGCTACGTCACCGAAGGCGAGGTCGAACGCCTCTACCGCGACGCGAAGATCACCGAGATCTACGAAGGGACGACGGAGATCCAGAAGACCGTCATCGCGCGCCACCTGCTCGACTGA
- a CDS encoding DUF7127 family protein, with translation MTLTQRTGESPVMVRTYEYDDRLVVADLADASAEPTLDVVDGTAIVVVDDDQYEIDLPADGSVAHTFMKNGVLSIELEGTR, from the coding sequence ATGACACTCACCCAGCGTACCGGCGAATCACCGGTAATGGTGCGGACCTACGAGTACGACGACCGACTCGTCGTCGCGGATCTCGCGGATGCGTCCGCAGAACCGACGCTCGACGTCGTCGACGGGACGGCGATCGTCGTCGTAGACGACGACCAGTACGAGATCGACCTCCCGGCGGACGGGTCGGTAGCGCACACGTTTATGAAAAACGGCGTGCTCAGCATCGAACTGGAGGGTACCCGATGA
- a CDS encoding DUF5822 domain-containing protein, with translation MPEPVETSSPEGLDYGWVMQVTFVLTIVVGAPTVAVLSIPADLPTWGTRAEFAIRVGAVVWLVTGLAVFAYAKRQENDVTN, from the coding sequence GTGCCAGAACCCGTCGAAACGAGTTCGCCCGAGGGCCTCGACTACGGCTGGGTGATGCAGGTGACGTTCGTCCTGACGATCGTCGTCGGCGCACCGACGGTCGCCGTCCTCTCGATCCCTGCAGACCTGCCCACCTGGGGTACCCGCGCCGAGTTCGCCATTCGCGTGGGAGCCGTCGTCTGGCTGGTCACCGGCCTCGCCGTCTTCGCGTACGCGAAACGGCAGGAAAACGACGTGACGAACTGA
- the bcp gene encoding thioredoxin-dependent thiol peroxidase, whose protein sequence is MLDVGSDAPSFELPNQHGEPISLESFAGQPVIVYFYPRANTEGCTVEACEFRDARPELDEVDAAVLGISDDPVPDLADFSDDYDLDFHLLSDEDGSVATAYDSYGEKQMFGNTFDGVFRNTYVVDGDGRIAAAYEGVDPEGHAEEVLAEL, encoded by the coding sequence ATGCTCGACGTAGGATCCGACGCGCCGTCGTTCGAACTGCCGAATCAACACGGCGAACCGATATCGCTCGAGTCGTTCGCCGGCCAGCCGGTGATCGTCTACTTCTACCCACGTGCGAACACCGAGGGCTGTACGGTCGAGGCTTGCGAGTTCCGTGACGCGCGACCGGAACTCGACGAAGTCGACGCCGCCGTGCTCGGCATCAGCGACGATCCGGTCCCCGACCTGGCCGACTTCTCGGACGACTACGACCTCGACTTCCACCTCCTCTCGGACGAGGACGGCAGCGTCGCCACGGCGTACGACTCCTACGGCGAGAAACAGATGTTCGGGAACACGTTCGACGGCGTCTTCCGGAACACGTACGTCGTCGACGGAGATGGACGGATCGCGGCCGCCTACGAGGGCGTCGATCCGGAGGGCCACGCGGAAGAAGTGCTGGCGGAGCTGTAG
- the priS gene encoding DNA primase small subunit PriS, translating into MEERTRAYLRGRFRDYYRRASITPPPSVEAREWGYIPWSPGPNTRMIRHRSVLDIGDIETFLERERPRHVYYSAGLYDDPGANSMDEKGWQRSDLVFDLDADHLPGVTLGEDSYAEMLATCKDALRRLLDFLEDDFGFDDMEIVFSGGRGYHVHVRDDEIRHLEREHRREIVDYVRGIGLEFDHLIETETVAGLGRETPTERRTIRTEGGWGGRIHDRFVDFVDELLSMDEDEARERLQTFDGIGDGKATAALNAATNNREAIAAGNVTVHTAVAQLAERFADRTVTAENAPIDEPVTTDTNRLIRLPGSLHGGSSLAVRRIPRDELDDFDPLVDAVPETFTGHEIRVTVERAGPVELGGDSFTVTDGEQSLPEHVAMFLMARGRAEKEKESGV; encoded by the coding sequence ATGGAGGAGCGAACGCGTGCGTACCTTCGCGGCCGATTCAGGGACTACTATCGGCGCGCATCGATCACACCTCCCCCGTCCGTCGAGGCGAGGGAGTGGGGGTACATTCCCTGGTCGCCGGGCCCAAACACGCGGATGATTCGCCATCGATCCGTCCTCGACATCGGCGATATCGAGACCTTCCTCGAACGCGAACGCCCGCGCCACGTCTACTACTCCGCCGGGCTGTACGACGATCCGGGCGCGAACTCGATGGACGAGAAGGGGTGGCAGCGGTCCGATCTCGTCTTCGACCTCGACGCGGATCACCTGCCCGGCGTCACCCTCGGCGAGGACTCCTACGCCGAAATGCTCGCGACCTGCAAGGACGCGCTCCGACGGCTCCTCGACTTCCTCGAGGACGACTTCGGGTTCGACGACATGGAGATCGTCTTCTCCGGCGGCCGCGGCTACCACGTCCACGTCCGCGACGACGAAATCCGCCACCTCGAACGGGAACACCGTCGCGAGATCGTCGATTACGTTCGCGGCATCGGACTCGAGTTCGACCACCTCATCGAGACGGAGACGGTCGCGGGGCTGGGCAGGGAGACGCCAACCGAGCGCCGCACGATTCGTACCGAAGGGGGCTGGGGCGGGCGCATCCACGATCGCTTCGTCGACTTCGTCGACGAGCTCCTCTCGATGGACGAAGACGAGGCACGAGAGCGACTCCAGACCTTCGACGGGATCGGGGACGGAAAGGCTACGGCAGCACTCAACGCAGCGACGAACAACCGCGAGGCGATCGCCGCCGGAAACGTGACCGTCCACACCGCCGTCGCCCAGCTCGCCGAGCGATTCGCCGATCGGACGGTGACCGCCGAGAACGCCCCCATCGACGAACCGGTGACGACCGACACCAACCGGCTGATCAGACTCCCCGGCAGCCTCCACGGCGGGAGTTCACTCGCGGTTCGTCGCATTCCCCGTGACGAACTCGACGACTTCGACCCGCTGGTCGACGCCGTCCCGGAGACGTTCACCGGCCACGAGATTCGGGTGACGGTCGAGCGGGCCGGGCCCGTCGAACTCGGTGGCGACAGCTTTACAGTCACGGACGGTGAGCAATCACTACCAGAGCACGTCGCCATGTTCCTCATGGCACGCGGCCGCGCGGAGAAGGAAAAGGAATCGGGCGTCTAA
- a CDS encoding archease: MPYELRPHTADVAVAASGPTLAAVFAATAEGLAAASCDDRSEAGEGLAVSVEAESREALLFEYLDELIYVRDVESVLPVDHAVDVHETEGTWALSGSARGIPLSEIDAREVKAVTYADMRLEETADGWEAYVVFDV, from the coding sequence ATGCCGTACGAGCTTCGGCCGCACACGGCCGACGTGGCCGTCGCGGCTAGCGGACCGACCCTCGCCGCTGTCTTCGCGGCGACCGCGGAGGGGCTCGCCGCCGCGAGTTGTGACGACCGATCGGAGGCCGGGGAGGGACTCGCCGTCTCGGTCGAGGCCGAGTCCCGCGAGGCGCTGCTCTTCGAATACCTCGACGAACTCATCTACGTCCGCGACGTCGAATCGGTCCTCCCGGTCGACCACGCCGTCGACGTGCACGAGACGGAGGGGACCTGGGCCCTCTCGGGGAGCGCGCGCGGAATCCCGCTCTCCGAGATAGACGCTCGCGAGGTCAAGGCGGTCACCTACGCGGACATGCGCTTAGAGGAGACCGCGGACGGGTGGGAAGCGTACGTCGTATTCGACGTGTAA
- a CDS encoding HAD family hydrolase — translation MTEYDAVVYDLDGTLVRLDVDWNAVAREVRAIYREAGVEPPAEDAWTLLTGAARIDRREDVESVIAAHECDGAETADRLPLSDHVVDRSIPVGICSLNCESACRIALERHGLLESVERVIGRDSVPAMKPDPEPLLTAIDALPVSHENVLFVGDSGSDATTAERAGVSFQYVEDVLDTE, via the coding sequence GTGACCGAGTACGACGCGGTCGTCTACGATCTGGACGGAACGCTGGTCCGCCTGGACGTCGACTGGAACGCGGTGGCCCGCGAAGTTCGGGCGATTTATCGCGAGGCCGGCGTCGAACCGCCGGCCGAGGACGCCTGGACGCTGTTGACCGGGGCTGCCCGGATCGATCGCCGCGAGGACGTCGAGTCCGTCATCGCAGCCCACGAGTGCGACGGCGCGGAGACCGCCGATCGCCTCCCGCTTTCCGATCACGTCGTCGACCGGTCTATCCCGGTCGGGATCTGCTCGCTCAACTGCGAGAGCGCCTGCCGGATCGCGCTGGAACGCCACGGGCTGCTCGAGTCGGTCGAACGCGTGATCGGTCGGGATTCCGTTCCGGCGATGAAACCCGATCCGGAACCGTTGCTCACGGCGATCGATGCGCTTCCCGTCTCTCACGAGAACGTCCTGTTCGTGGGCGATTCGGGGAGTGACGCGACGACCGCCGAACGCGCCGGCGTGTCGTTCCAGTACGTCGAGGACGTCCTCGACACCGAGTAG
- a CDS encoding alpha/beta fold hydrolase, producing METVTHQGRRTAYRRVDRRDGEGSAPGCCFVHGSGATGRVWNAQLPLATEFPITTLDLSGHGESDDVDATAGYQTLSAYADDVLAVLEETDDRVLVGNSLGGAVVQHLLLERDPDVDAAVLTGTGARLGVLADLLEWLEDDFERAIQFLHEPGKLFLDPDRTTRERSIETMRETGSAVTHRDFLTCHRFDVRDRLDEITVPTLALYGSDDQLTPPWFHEYLADSIPNASLVEIEDAAHLSMVERADAFNDALASFVETAVSPRS from the coding sequence ATGGAGACCGTCACGCACCAGGGGAGACGAACTGCCTATCGCCGGGTCGATCGACGCGATGGGGAGGGATCCGCACCCGGATGTTGCTTCGTCCACGGGAGTGGCGCGACGGGTCGTGTCTGGAACGCACAACTCCCCCTGGCAACCGAGTTTCCGATCACGACGCTCGACCTGAGTGGCCACGGCGAATCGGACGACGTCGACGCCACGGCCGGGTACCAGACGCTTTCGGCGTACGCGGACGACGTTCTCGCCGTCCTCGAGGAGACCGACGACCGCGTCCTCGTCGGCAACTCCCTCGGTGGTGCCGTCGTCCAGCACCTCCTCCTCGAACGCGACCCCGACGTCGACGCGGCCGTCCTCACCGGGACGGGCGCTCGCCTCGGTGTCCTGGCGGACCTGCTAGAGTGGCTGGAAGACGATTTCGAACGGGCGATCCAGTTCCTCCACGAGCCCGGCAAGCTCTTTCTCGATCCCGATCGGACGACGCGCGAACGGTCGATCGAAACCATGCGCGAGACGGGGTCGGCCGTCACCCACCGCGATTTTCTCACCTGTCACAGATTCGACGTCCGCGATCGACTGGACGAGATTACCGTCCCCACCCTGGCCCTCTACGGGAGCGACGACCAGCTCACGCCCCCGTGGTTCCACGAGTACCTCGCCGACTCGATACCCAACGCGTCGCTCGTCGAGATCGAAGACGCGGCCCACCTGTCGATGGTCGAACGCGCGGACGCGTTCAACGACGCACTGGCGTCGTTCGTCGAGACCGCGGTCTCGCCGCGGTCGTGA
- a CDS encoding GNAT family N-acetyltransferase: MSVNVDSRVVSAGSDEFVDDAWELKERIREREGVLKQRWDFFSDAYRRSTVYCIVHDHGDEDLVGFVTVRRDGYILFLAVDPTCRGHGIGKRLVSEVANQHRSVTCHARTTNENALQFYEHLGFEITRRIENYYEDGGDAYYLKLTTDTGLTERLSEFVRG, encoded by the coding sequence GTGAGCGTCAACGTCGATAGCCGTGTCGTCTCTGCGGGCAGCGACGAGTTCGTCGACGATGCCTGGGAGCTCAAAGAGCGGATTCGCGAACGCGAGGGGGTCCTGAAGCAGCGGTGGGACTTCTTCTCGGATGCCTACCGGCGATCGACCGTCTACTGCATCGTCCACGACCACGGCGATGAGGACCTGGTCGGCTTCGTCACGGTCCGTCGCGACGGCTATATCCTCTTTCTGGCAGTCGATCCGACCTGTCGCGGACACGGCATCGGCAAACGGCTGGTGTCCGAGGTCGCGAACCAGCATCGGTCCGTCACGTGTCACGCACGCACGACGAACGAGAACGCGCTCCAGTTCTACGAACACCTCGGCTTCGAGATTACCCGCCGCATCGAGAACTACTACGAGGATGGCGGCGACGCCTACTACCTCAAACTGACGACCGATACCGGCCTGACCGAGCGCCTCTCCGAGTTCGTCCGCGGGTAG
- the panB gene encoding 3-methyl-2-oxobutanoate hydroxymethyltransferase, producing MTTVRDLRAKAGSEPITMLTAYDAPAAEIVDEAGVDVILVGDSVANAALGYETTLPVDVDAIAHHVGAVTRATEDAMVVADMPFLSFGTDEQSAIENAGRMLQEEGADGVKLESGPHTVDITRRLVELGIPVMAHLGLTPQHVNQYGGFPRQGTDQESAERILELAREHEDAGAFALVLEHVPSNVARDVTNAIEIPTIGIGAGPECDGQVLVFHDAVGISEWSPSFAAQFGDVRAEMSSAVTEYVDAVESGAFPADEHSHEEADLDELY from the coding sequence ATGACGACCGTCCGCGACCTGCGAGCCAAGGCGGGGTCCGAACCGATCACCATGCTGACGGCCTACGACGCTCCGGCGGCGGAGATCGTCGACGAGGCCGGCGTCGACGTGATCCTCGTCGGAGACAGCGTGGCGAACGCGGCGCTCGGATACGAGACGACGCTCCCGGTCGACGTCGACGCGATCGCCCACCACGTCGGCGCGGTCACCAGAGCGACAGAGGACGCGATGGTCGTCGCCGACATGCCGTTCCTCTCGTTCGGGACGGACGAGCAATCGGCGATCGAGAACGCCGGGCGAATGCTACAGGAAGAGGGTGCGGACGGAGTCAAACTCGAGAGCGGTCCACACACCGTCGACATCACCCGGCGCCTCGTCGAACTGGGGATCCCGGTGATGGCCCACCTCGGACTGACACCCCAGCACGTCAACCAGTACGGCGGGTTCCCGCGCCAGGGAACCGATCAGGAGAGCGCAGAGCGGATCCTCGAACTGGCCCGTGAGCACGAGGACGCCGGCGCGTTCGCGCTCGTTCTGGAACACGTCCCGTCGAACGTCGCGCGGGACGTCACGAACGCGATCGAGATCCCGACGATCGGGATCGGGGCCGGACCCGAGTGCGATGGGCAGGTACTCGTCTTCCACGACGCCGTCGGGATCAGCGAGTGGTCCCCGTCGTTCGCGGCGCAGTTCGGCGACGTCAGGGCCGAGATGTCGTCGGCCGTCACCGAATACGTCGACGCCGTCGAGTCGGGAGCGTTTCCCGCCGACGAACACAGTCACGAGGAAGCGGATCTCGACGAACTGTACTGA